The genomic interval AGTATGTCGTTGCAGGAAAGATCGGCGAGCAAATTAATGGCGGATTCGGACAGAAATCAAAACCAGCCGGCCCCGTCCGCGATGCCTTGTCAGAGATCTCAAAACAAGAACTGGATAGCAGTCACGAGGTCTCGCTGATCATGGATGACATGCAGTCGTACTTTGAACGACGACGATACCAGCGTTTCAAAACCGTGCTGGATGACATGCGAGATCAGGATGCGATCGGCAGCATTCGACAACTCAGCGACGATGTCCGCACGGAAACAGGCTTTTCGATCGCGCAGGCGGAATTCTGGTCCGATACGTTTGATCGCTGGGCGGATGATTTGGTTGATCCCGCCTGCTGTGGAAAATGTCCGGGCTGCAAGTCCAAAGCCAGTTTGCCGCCGTCGATCGTGCTGGAAGCCATGCAGATTCTGGAAGCCGAAGTCGCCCTGCGGGAAGAGACCCGCGTCGCCGAACAAGCCCGCGCTGCAGTCGCGGTGGAAGAGTACGGTGATCAAGCGAAAAAGCTGTCGCTCGCCCAGGATGCCCTGTCCGAACGTGTCACAAAGTTGATCGAAAGAATCCGCGAATTGCCCGATGCGGAAACCGAGTTCTTCAAGGAGATCAAACTCCTCGGAGAAGTCGAAGTCGTCATGGACGACGCGACGGAAATTCTGGCCAGCCCCAGCACGGGCAGCGATGCGATTGGGGCCGAGACCGAGGCGATTGAACTGTTGCTGAAGTCGAAGAAGATCAAACCGAAGACCGGTGGAGGAGGGGGAAGCAGCCCGGGCGGTGGAGGCAATGGCACAACCAGCGATTCTGCCCTGGCGATGGTGGGCTCGGGCGTCAATGACAAGGAAGTCCGCGAAGATCGCGGAATCTCGCAAACGACCGGAGAATCGGGGACGCCACTTCCCGAAGAGTTCCGCTCGGGACTGGATGAATACTTCAATCGACTGGAACGTGATCCAGCGAAATAGTTTCGACGTTCAAGATAGCGAGTCCCATTTGTCAGCTGGTCAGCATCGGGCCAATCTGTTTTCAAGGCGATCGACGTGAATTATCGAATGAAGATCCTGTTTTCATTCGCAATGTGTCTGGGGATGTTCGCCGGACGGTTCGGACATCCGTGCGTCCACGCGGATGACCCCACCATTCCTCGAAATCCTCAACCCCAAACGCAGGGAGAACCACAAAGACCTGCCACAGAGAAGTCGGTGAGTGGAAAGGACCGCCACAAGAAGGAGGCGAAAACACAGGCGAAAGAGATGCCGCCATTGGATCTGGGCGCGATCTTTCAGCCACTACGAGCATTATTCGGGAACGCCCACCCCGCCGTGGCGGTCCCCGCCCCTGCTGCAGTCCCCATCGCCAATGCGGGGGATGTCGAAATTCAATTGAAAGCAATTCAAGAGCAGTATTTCCAACAGCTCATTCCGACACGGAATGCGGAATTGGCATTCGTGAGACTCATGTGTGGTGAACTGACTCCAGAGCAACGCCGCAGGATCAAGTCAGAGGCAGATGTCGCATTAAAGGCGGCCGCGCGAAAATTCGCAGAACAGCAGCAGCAGCAACAACAACGCGGACAAGGGGGCCGCGTGAATTCGATCGCCGAGCCTCAATCGCAAATCCGTGTCGCGATCTCACGCGTACTGAAAGAATCACTGACCGAAGAACAATGGACGCGATTCGCCGCCGAAGCATCCGCACGAAACGCAATCCGAAAACGAGCGGCCATTCAAAGTGTCGTCTCGCGGCTGGATGATCAACTTCTATTGACGCATGAACAGCGCGAGAAAATCACGCAATCGCTGACCGCCAACTGGCAGAGCGAATGGGAAAAATGGATCATGATGTCACTGATGTACGGCAATCGATTCTTTCCCCTCATTCCCGATCACTACATCACGCCTCACCTGACGACCGAACAGAAATCCGTCTGGCAGGGGATCCAGAAAGTGAATCCCGGCTGGCGAATGGTACAGGGGCAAGAAAACTTCGATGACGAGTGGTGGAATTCACCGCCAGCCCAGGACGATTCACCTGCTGACGGCCAACCCGGAAATCTAAGATTCCGGGCGACGGAGATTTTTCGATGACGCCCCAGGGAACCAGCGCGCTGACCGTGCGCGGCCCTGGGTGGCGTGTACGGTTCGTGGTCCTCACGCTCGCTGCGCTGGCCTCGGTCATTTCTGCGCATGCAGCGCCTGATGATGTGCCCGCAGCGAAGCCGGTGCAGCCAGCACCACAACAGTTCGTCATGGATGAAGCGAATCTCGAGGCAAACCTGTTCACTCCCCATGGGAACGCCAAGATCGCTCGGCAGCGGATTGAGTCGAAGCTGAAACTGCAATTGGACGAAATGCATCATTGCTGTCAATTGAGCGAAATTCAGCGTCAGAAACTGACGTTCGCCGCGAGCACCGACATCAAGCGGTATTTCGACGAAGTCGATGCGGTTCGTAAGAAGTACCGAGAAGGAAAACAAGATCAAGAGGCGTGGCAAAACATCTGGCAAGAGATCCATCCGTTGCAGATGAAGCTGGCCGCCGGATTGTTCGGGGCCAATTCGTTCTTCGCCAAGACCGTCAAGACCACACTCACGGAAGAACAGTTCGCCAAGTATGATACAATCGTCAGCGAACGTCGCCAGTTCCGCTATCGATCCTCCGTCGAAATCGTGCTGACGTCCATTGAGGAGACCGTGCCGTTACGCGAACGACAACACGACGCGATCGTGAACCTGCTCGTTGAAGAGACGCAGCCACCGGCCGCCTTTGGGCCCTACGATCAACATGTCGTTTGCTATTACATTTCTCGACTTCCCGATACCAAATTGAAGTCGCTTCTTGATGCACGCCAATGGGAGCTGCTGCAAAATCATGTGAAGCGATTCCGCGGAACGGAGCAATTTCTGGTCGAGCAGGGCCTGCTTCCTCAGAACGAAGTCGATGGTCCACAGCGCCGCCTGCGACTTCGCAAGATCGGTTCCATTATCGGCCCTGCCGATGCGACCCAACCTGAGAACTTGAAATGAGGCGGGCAATGGATCGGTTTCCCATCTCTCCTAGAGGACTCTGGCTGACTGCGATGCTAATTATTTCCGAAGTCGCGCGGTCCGCCGATGATGACCTTCTGGAAGTCCCCAATGCGCCGCCTGCGAACTTCCTTCAACAGCGGTTGATCATTGCCGCGCCACAAGTTCTTGACGCAGAGTCCATGATCTTCGGCCGAGACATTCCCGCAGCGAAAGAACGCCTCGAGAAATCGATTGCCAACGCCATCGAAGAAGCGTGCCGGGGATACGACCTGCCTGAACAAATCCGTCATCGAATTGAGATGGCCGCCCAAGTCGACAAGGTGCGTTTGTTTCGCAAGATCGAAGACCTACGCACGGAACTCAAGCAAGCCGAGAATGACCATAATCAAAAAACTATGGCCCTACGCCAGATTCAAGATCTCAGAAAACAGCAGGCGAATCTGCTCGATCAAAACTCATTCTTCGCCAAATCACGAAAGACACTTCTGGCGCGCGTCCCATCGATCGATCCCGAAATGACCATCGACAACATGAAACGAAGTCGTCATCGATCGAATGTTGACAAGTCCCTGGACGTCATCGGTCGCCATGCGTTCGCTTCCGATGACACGTACAAGGAGTTTACCGAGCGGGTTTTCCAAGAGACATTGCCGGACGAGCCGTTTGATTTTCGAGATCTGCTGCTCGTGAAGTATCGAATCGGAATGATGGCCCGCCACGAACTCGAACCGCTGTTCGCCAAGAACGAATGGCCTCGTGTGTCCAAAATGCTGGCACATTTTCAAGATCGAGGGCGACTTCTGTTCAAAGGGGGGCCCCAAACCGAAGGCAAGGAATTCGAACAGCCTCTGTTGGTCGAGCATGAAGTAAGAGCCGTTCGTGTGTTTGAGCCACGGTTGATCAATCAACGGCCGAATGAACGCCAGATGCCGGTCGCGAACCGGGCAGCCCCCATCGTCGATCCCGCACTACTGCTCACCCGCCATCGCGCCAATATCGACGCTGCCGTGCGTGCCGTCGAACGACAGGTTCGCCTTCGCCCCGAGCAGCGTAAGGCGGTGACGGAACTGCTGCTGAAAGAAGTTCAACCGCCGCGGCAGTTTGGTAACTTTGACGATCTTGTTGTGCAATACTCGTTGTCGCAGCTCTCGGATGAACAATTGAAGCCGCTCTTCGACGAGAACCAATGGCCCAAAGTTTTGCAAGAGTTTGCACGCATCGACCAGTTCCGCCCGATGCTGAAAGTCCACGGTCTGATTCACAAACCATCGACGCGACACTTCCCCGCGATCGTGGGGGGCATCGCAGTAAGCCTCCAGGCCGCAGATGCAACATTGCCCTCAAATCAATGGAAGGATTAAGCCAGTGAGGTTTTGTCACATGCCATCCCCATCAACGTCTCTCGGCGGAAAGCTCTGTTCCGCCATGCTGGTGACGTCCTGTCTGATCGCCCTGACGTCGTCCGCCCTGGCACAGGCCCCGTCCGCTCGGTTTGGGGAAGTCGTGCCGCGAGACGTCCGCGAGATCTATGACCGCGGTCTGCAGTATCTCATCTCCAGCCAGAACGAAGCGGGGGATTGGAAAAACGGTGGCGAGCACGGTCCTGGAGTGACCGGTCTGTGCCTGATGGTCTTCCTGGCCTCGGGCGAAGATCCCAACTACGGGCTCTATAGCAATAATGTTCGACGCGCCATTCGAAGTATCATCTCAGGCCAGGATGGAAGCACCGGCTACTACGCGGGACAGCGAGGAAACAGCAGCATGTACAACCATGGTTTCTCCATGCTGGCCATTGCCGAGGCTTACGGTGCCGTCGACGATCGAAATCTTTGGACGGACGCCGATAAGAACCGCCGCTCGATCGGACAGTCGCTGGAACTGGCGGTCCGGGCGGCGATCACCTCGCAGAAAAAGAATCCTCTGGGCGGCTGGCGATATTCCCCCGACGCGACGGATGCCGACACGTCCGTCAGCGGCGCGGTTCTGGTGGGATTGCTCGCGGCACGCAATGCTGGCATCGAAGTCCCGGACGAGGCAATCGATCGCGCGGTGAAGTACTTCACTCAGATGACGTCGCCAGCAGGGCAGGTGGGCTATACGGGCCAGTTCGGCGGAGGATTTGACGAATCGATTCCGCGGATTTCGATTGCAACCCTGATCTATGCCGTTTCACGTCGAAAAGATCTCTCGCAATATAAAGCGACGCTCGGATACCTGACCCAACGTATCGAGAACACCTCTCAGGATCATTGGGCCGAATATGGACGCTACTACCAGGCGCAAGCGCTGTTTCAAGGCGATGTTGAAGCCTGGGAAAAGTGGAACAAGCTCCTGGTTCGACAACTCAAGCAATCGCAGGCCGCGGATGGCAGTATTCCCGGTCAAATGGGCGCCTCGGTAGGAACATCCATGTCGTGCCTCGCACTGGCGCTGAACTACCGCTTCCTGCCGATTTATGAACGCTAATCACATTGTGAGAATGACAAGGACTGGCCGAGCCACGCTTCTGACATCTCATCATGACCAGGCGAAATCGGTTCCTGACGTCCGATCATCCGACAAATCACTGATCCGCATCGAATTCTGCATCAAATCGATTTTCCCCTCGTTTGAGGTACTGCCATCGTGCTCAGGCCATCACCGCACGCCTTCGCTTCCCAAACACTCGCACCGGACGCGACGACGGCCAGGCGCGATTCGTTCAGGCGTGAGAAACATCGAACTCTCGCTTCGGTCATCCTGCAAGCGTGCTGGGCACCTCCGCTGATTGCGAGCGTGATCCTGGTTCAAACGTCGTCAATCTGGACATCCGCGACTGTCTTTGCGCAAGACAACGCGACCGTCTTTGCGAAAGACAATGCGCCTGCGGCCACTCATTCGGTGCTGCATTTGTGGAAGGGCGATCATGTCGCTGGCAAGCTTGTCCAACCGACAGAATCGAATCGTCTCGGCTGGCAATCCCCCTTGTTCGCCTTGCCGTTTCAGTTCGACCTCAAGCACGTCGTATCGGTTCACTTTCCTGCCCCTCCAACATTGCCGCGTCCCGAGGGGACTTATGCGATCGAATTGGGAAAAGGCGACATTCTGTTTGGTTCCTTATTGGAACTGAATGACCGGCGCGCAAAAGTGGACGTGGTGGGGATCGGCACGCTGGACGTCGACCGGACCTGGATTGAACGGATCTATCGCCGGACAGGCGGCAGCGAACTGATTTTCGTCGGCCCGAGTGGGTTGCAAGGGTGGAACGTGCCTGGCGAGGCAGGCGCGTGGCGGGAAGACGCCGGACATTTGTTGACAGATAAGTCAGGAACAACCCTTCAACGGACGTTCCCTTTGCCCAATCAGGTCCGAATCGAGTTCGAGCTTTCCTGGTCCGCGCAGCCGGATTTCGAAATGGCCCTGGCGTTCGACGCAAATGACTCAAAATCCGTCGCACGCGCGTTTCGGATTGAAGTCTGGGAAAATGAACTCGTCGTTCAGCGTGAAACCGAACGTGAAGCCAACGTTGAACGCCTGCAGCAATTGTCAGGGCAGGCAGGGCGTTGCCACCTGCAAGCATTTCTCGACCAGACCGCGGGACGAATCCTCGTCTACTCGTCCAATGGCGAGTTGCTGGCCGATCTCACCGTCGGTACCGCAAAACCGCAAATTCTCGGCAGTCTCCAGTTAACCAACCGAAAGGGTGATCTCCGACTTGAGCGACTGCAAATCAGTCAATGGAATGGCGATGTTCCCCGCGAGGTGGACGTCGATAAATCGCGCATCCATTCCAGTGACGGAACGATTCTATACGGGCAGCTGACTGCGTTCGATCCGGAAAAACACGAGTTCGTCGTCAGTCACGAATCCGAAACGCAGCAGATTGCCGAGAGTCAGGTTCAAGACGTTTTTCTTTCGCATATCACCGACATTCCGGCACGCGCCGTCCGCGTCGTTTATCTGAACGGGATGAAAGTCAGCGGTGACATCGTACGCGTCGACGATCAGCAGCTCACATTGAAATCCCCCGGAATCGAGGCAGAGATCGTGATCGCCTTAAACACGCTGCAGTCGATTACATCACTGGTCGAACAGCGCGAACCTGCCGCGTCGCCGACTCGGCACGGACGATTCGAGTCCGGTGGAACGACGTTGCAGGGATGCCTGATCGACAGCAATCCCGACGAATCCAGTTGCCTGGTCTGGCAGCCCGACGGCAGCTCAACATCCAGCGCCCTCTGCGCCGGTGTTCCCGCCAGAATCGTCTACAAAGAGTCTCCCAAGGCAAACAAACCGCGCGTCCCGCAGGCTCGCCCAGCGGGGGCGCAAGGACAACCAACACGAGTCGTCAGGAAGTATGTCCCCGGCAAGGTCACGGGCAAATCCGAAGCGATGCTTCATCTTCAAACAGGCGACATGATCGCGTGCGAAGCCATTTCACTTGATGAGGAAGGCTTGACCTTCAAATCAGCGTTGTCCGAATCCACGTTCATTTCTCATCGTCAGATCCACGCCCTCGAACTGGTACCAGACGCCGGTTCGGCAACAATCGACCCGAAAAAGAAAGAACGCTTGCTGACACTGCCACGCATGCAGCGCGACAATCCTCCCACTCAGTTGATCAGATCGGTCGATGGTGACTACTTGCGAGGACGGCTGATCTCGATGAACGATGCTCAGCTACAGATCGAGCTGCGTCTGGAAGGAAAAATCGTACGCCGGGACCGGATCGCCCGAATCATCTGGTTGCATCCCGAAGTGATGTCGCAGGAAGGCGGCAAAGTTCCCGAACGATCTGCCGTTGATACGACGAACCTTGTTCAAGCCCTCCAGCGGACGATGACCGAGTCGGCGGACAAAACGGGTGGCGACTGGAATCGGATGACGTTCGCCCCGGAAAAGGTGGAAGGCAGCGCACTGATTGGACGAAGCGACCTGTTCGGGGTCTGCCGTGTCAATCTAGAGAATATCGACCAGTTGTACGTCGGCTCGTCGATCGAAGCGGCGATGGCCGAACTTCCGTTCGGAACATGGAAGCTCAAGCATTCACCCGATCCGCTGACCCCCAAAGAAGGCAGCCCCGGCGACGGAAGCGAAGGCATGGAATCATCGATGGTCGGCAAGTTGGCCCCGGATTTTTCCTTGAAAACGCTGGATGGCACACCCTTCCGTTTGTCTGAACAGAAGAACAATATCGTCATCCTCGATTTCTGGGCTTCGTGGTGTGGCCCCTGCCTGCAGGTCATGCCGCAGATCGACAAGGTGACCGAAGAATTTGCAGGGCAAGGGGTCCGGCTGTATGCGGTCAACCTGGAAGAAAAACCGGAACAAGTAAAAGCTGCCCTTGAACGTCTGAAATTGTCGACGACGGTCGTTCTAGACCGCGACGGTCGTGTCGCCGAAAAGTACGGCGCGACATCGATTCCCCAAACCGTCATTATTGATCGCGAGGGAAAAGTCGCCCGCCTGTTCGTTGGCGGGGGAGCTCGTTTTGATGAGCAACTTCGCGCCGCGCTCAAGGCGGTTCTGTCTAATGAGACACCAAAAGCAGAGTGAGCGACGAACGGCCCAAAGCATAGGACTTCACGGCCGCCTAGCAGTCAGTTGAAGTAACGGGGACTGGCTCCGATCCGATTCAAAAACGCCATGACATCGTGAATGCCAAGGTGCCTG from Schlesneria paludicola DSM 18645 carries:
- a CDS encoding prenyltransferase/squalene oxidase repeat-containing protein, with protein sequence MLVTSCLIALTSSALAQAPSARFGEVVPRDVREIYDRGLQYLISSQNEAGDWKNGGEHGPGVTGLCLMVFLASGEDPNYGLYSNNVRRAIRSIISGQDGSTGYYAGQRGNSSMYNHGFSMLAIAEAYGAVDDRNLWTDADKNRRSIGQSLELAVRAAITSQKKNPLGGWRYSPDATDADTSVSGAVLVGLLAARNAGIEVPDEAIDRAVKYFTQMTSPAGQVGYTGQFGGGFDESIPRISIATLIYAVSRRKDLSQYKATLGYLTQRIENTSQDHWAEYGRYYQAQALFQGDVEAWEKWNKLLVRQLKQSQAADGSIPGQMGASVGTSMSCLALALNYRFLPIYER
- a CDS encoding TlpA family protein disulfide reductase → MLRPSPHAFASQTLAPDATTARRDSFRREKHRTLASVILQACWAPPLIASVILVQTSSIWTSATVFAQDNATVFAKDNAPAATHSVLHLWKGDHVAGKLVQPTESNRLGWQSPLFALPFQFDLKHVVSVHFPAPPTLPRPEGTYAIELGKGDILFGSLLELNDRRAKVDVVGIGTLDVDRTWIERIYRRTGGSELIFVGPSGLQGWNVPGEAGAWREDAGHLLTDKSGTTLQRTFPLPNQVRIEFELSWSAQPDFEMALAFDANDSKSVARAFRIEVWENELVVQRETEREANVERLQQLSGQAGRCHLQAFLDQTAGRILVYSSNGELLADLTVGTAKPQILGSLQLTNRKGDLRLERLQISQWNGDVPREVDVDKSRIHSSDGTILYGQLTAFDPEKHEFVVSHESETQQIAESQVQDVFLSHITDIPARAVRVVYLNGMKVSGDIVRVDDQQLTLKSPGIEAEIVIALNTLQSITSLVEQREPAASPTRHGRFESGGTTLQGCLIDSNPDESSCLVWQPDGSSTSSALCAGVPARIVYKESPKANKPRVPQARPAGAQGQPTRVVRKYVPGKVTGKSEAMLHLQTGDMIACEAISLDEEGLTFKSALSESTFISHRQIHALELVPDAGSATIDPKKKERLLTLPRMQRDNPPTQLIRSVDGDYLRGRLISMNDAQLQIELRLEGKIVRRDRIARIIWLHPEVMSQEGGKVPERSAVDTTNLVQALQRTMTESADKTGGDWNRMTFAPEKVEGSALIGRSDLFGVCRVNLENIDQLYVGSSIEAAMAELPFGTWKLKHSPDPLTPKEGSPGDGSEGMESSMVGKLAPDFSLKTLDGTPFRLSEQKNNIVILDFWASWCGPCLQVMPQIDKVTEEFAGQGVRLYAVNLEEKPEQVKAALERLKLSTTVVLDRDGRVAEKYGATSIPQTVIIDREGKVARLFVGGGARFDEQLRAALKAVLSNETPKAE